The DNA sequence GCCtatgataaaattttctttgatacTAGCTAATTGAGTATAATTGAGGGGAGTACTGTTGGCTTTATGATCATCTATAACATTTTCTTTGCAGGCTATTAATGTCATGTTGATGTGAACTCAAGCTTGGCAGAAACCTTAATTAGCAAGTCAGATTGCTGATGATTTGAAGTTAAAGGAATGTGTGCCTTTAGTGATTGTGGTGGTCAATTGTGTCATATGCTAAGGTGTAGTTGGTTTACTtctttatcttaatttatatcatAGGGGTATGGATTCCTGAAGGTGGTCTATGAAAgttcttcttttatatatatatatttatagaaaataagtCTACAAACGTATGCATAAAAACTAAGAGAAAGGACCCAAGAAAAGAGAGATAATTGAGTGGGTCCaaggatttattattattatttttttttaaaatcgtGGTGCAAGGAGAGCTATTGGATTATTATCCGATGGCTCTTGAGAGGCATTCTATAAAGATATattctcatatttatatatatatatatatataacccataattaatttgaatagctcatttaaaagaaaaaaattaatcctatttAAAGTGAGCTGCatataaagttttattgttCATTTGTTAACAACTAATGggtaaaaaaaaagggtaaaaaagcACTATAAATCTTtagtttaactttttttttagtgagatcttaattatattataacttcatttctcatgtatatatatatatacatacaagcTATAGTTTGAATAGctcatttaaaagaaaaaaaataaagaaattaaccCTAAGATGAGCActaaatataaagttttattgttCATTTGTCTGCATCAaatggataaaaataaataaataaagaagcacggtaaatctttaatttaacttttttttaatgagatctTAGATTATAACTTCAtttcttatgtatatatatacacaagctATAGTTCGAATAGttcatttaaaagaaaaaagaaaaaaaaaagaaattaatcctAAGGTGAGCTCTATATATAAAGCTTTATTGCTCATTTGTTCTGCATCAAAtggatagaaaaaaaattaaagtaaagaaGCACTATAAAtctttaatttaactttttttagtGAGATGTTATAACCTCATTTCTCATGTATTTTTAAAGTTATAAGTtacacaattaataataataataataataatttattttagtctTTGAATGTTTATTAGGGCAACTTTAAATGTTAGACTATCTTAGAGTTTGATGCTCATGCCAtctcatcaattcattaaattcTTACCCATTAAACTATCTCCCATAatagttatactataaaatGAGACCCACAATCAACTCATTAAACTCATAACTATTAAACTATCTCccatattataattatttaataaatattaaatattattaataaaataataaaataatatattaaaaaattatattacaaactaaatatttaaaataattaaagtatattattattaataataaattattatattattttggaaaaaaataaacaatttgtgttgataaaaataaaaataaaaaatttaaatttaaaaaaaaattatttaatggaGATGGTCCCTAGGGTTGTAAATGAACCAATGCGTTTGTTAAAAGCTCGAAGGCTCGGCTCATTAAGAGCTCGATTCGGCTCATTTATTAAAGCTTGTAAGGTAAACAAATCGAGTTTAAACACCACCAAGCTCAACTGGCTTGTGAACAactcgtttatagtatcattaaaAGCTCATTTACAAGAATCGTTATAAAATGCTCATTTAGACTCGTGATCATTTATAGTATCATTAacaagtttatttataaaaatcattaatagaattatttatatatcatcaaCAATCCTCATTTATAGTAAAagtattttataaaacttttataGGAAATATTAGTATCAAGTATGTGGGatcattatttaataaatgtatTTGCATATCACACTAATTTtaagtataataaaattaagagataagattaatttataacttttattatatttcaatattaattttaaaacaatatttttaataatagtcaAATTACTTTCGCAGATGATGTATTACTTACGAAAAAAATGACCAATCTTTCTCAAGCAAACAAGTTGAACCTAAAGCTCAATGTAGGCTCAATTAAGCTCGGCTTGAGTTTGGATAAGACAGCTCAATTTCATCTCGAGCTTGGTTAAAATAATGGCGAGCTAAACTTAAAAATGGTCATACTCAACTCGACTCGGCATGTTTACACCCTTAAATTGGTCCCatcacttttaaattttaaaaataaaaaatgaatgggACGTCCCACCCATTGAGTGTTTGGTGTCAATGGACATTAACCTCTCCTTATGGAGGGGTTTGAGCATTAAAGATGCTCCTAGTGATGATAAGTATATTCTCTTAACTGCTAGTGGcggtgttttttttataaaaaaataaataaataaaataagctgCATGAGATCCtaatcaaaatataagattataattattatataccTTCCATCTCTTATGAcaaaatagtattttttatatacacaaccctgaagatgaatagtaattttgtttAGAAGACCATATTAAGGGAATAAAATCTGAGCTTCATATCCATCCCTTTCAAACAGCACGcattattcatataaaaataagttgaagcctaaccattatatatatatatatatatatataacaaacacATCACATATTcgacatgatttttaataatatataaataaacttgaaattaaattttaaaactcagTAAAGTAAAGTAATTAAGGGTATATGTGCAATGAATTAttaagtctatatatatatatatatatataatcgctATAAATCGtgcattggaaaaaaaaaaatagtgacatAAAGAGTTGGTGAAACTTGCACTAGAATAAATACACCTCATAAAGTTCCACTGCTAGCTTATTAATTCAACATTACatcataaaaagagaaagataaagaatcactatatatataagtcTCCGCTTCCCTCTCTATTTCTGACTATTGTTGGAGAAGTTaagattaaagaaaagaaaaatgaggagaagattggCTGAATTGAGAGATGGAAAACATCAATTTCAGCTTCAGCCGAATTTTAATTCATACAAAGGTCACGCCGTCACGAGGAGAAGCACATGTCAGCAAGAATCAGCTGAGGAATTTGTTTTGCTGAGCTGGCCGACTTATGCCATGTCAGCACAGTTAGTTATAACTATTTTAACTGAATCAGTTTCCCAAAAACTTTGGCAAACAAAAGCAGAGAAGCATGTATAAACAATACGTAACTGNNNNNNNNNNNNNNNNNNNNNNNNNNNNNNNNNNNNNNNNNNNNNNNNNNNNNNNNNNNNNNNNNNNNNNNNNNNNNNNNNNNNNNNNNNNNNNNNNNNNNNNNNNNNNNNNNNNNNNNNNNNNNNNNNNNNNNNNNNNNNNNNNNNNNNNNNNNNNNNNNNNNNNNNNNNNNNNNNNNNNNNNNNNNNNNNNNNNNNNNNNNNNNNNNNNNNNNNNNNNNNNNNNNNNNNNNNNNNNNNNNNNNNNNNNNNNNNNNNNNNNNNNNNNNNNNNNNNNNNNNNNNNNNNNNNNNNNNNNNNNNNNNNNNNNNNNNNNNNNNNNNNNNNNNNNNNNNNNNNNNNNNNNNNNNNNNNNNNNNNNNNNNNNNNNNNNNNNNNNNNNNNNNNNNNNNNNNNNNNNNNNNNNNNNNNNNNNNNNNNNNNNNNNNNNNNNNNNNNNNNNNNNNNNNNNNNNNNNNNNNNNNNNNNNNNNNNNNNNNNNNNNNNNNNNNNNNNNNNNNNNNNNNNNNNNNNNNNNNNNNNNNNNNNNNNNNNNNNNNNNNNNNNNNNNNNNNNNNNNNNNNNNNNNNNNNNNNNNNNNNNNNNNNNNNNNNNNNNNNNNNNNNNNNNNNNNNNNNNNNNNNNNNNNNNNNNNNNNNNNNNNNNNNNNNNNNNNNNNNNNNNNNNNNNNNNNNNNNNNNNNNNNNNNNNNNNNNNNNNNNNNNNNNNNNNNNNNNNNNNNNNNNNNNNNNNNNNNNNNNNNNNNNNNNNNNNNNNNNNNNNNNNNNNNNNNNNNNNNNNNNNNNNNNNNNNNNNNNNNNNNNNNNNNNNNNNNNNNNNNNNNNNNNNNNNNNNNNNNNNNNNNNNNNNNNNNNNNNNNNNNNNNNNNNNNNNNNNNNNNNNNNNNNNNNNNNNNNNNNNNNNNNNNNNNNNNNNNNNNNNNNNNNNNNNNNNNNNNNNNNNNNNNNNNNNNNNNNNNNNNNNNNNNNNNNNNNNNNNNNNNNNNNNNNNNNNNNNNNNNCCAcatgattttgaaaaaaataaattaacagaAAATATACAAGCAATTTTAAATACAAACCACCGACGGGTGATGAGGCCCCCACGTTGCACGGTTGGTACTCCAATCAAATCCAACCGTCCGATTCACCAACTGGATCATCATCTCCACCGTTCATTCCTTCCCCCAACGTGGCCTTCTTTCTTATATACGATGCCCTCCCTTCTCCTCCGTTCGCCGGCTCCTTCTCTCCTCCCCGGATCGATCTCGAGAATTAGTGAGGTATGGATCGAATTCATGGCCTTGTCCAttgaatctttgtttttcattgcttAGATCCCTTCTTTTGCTGcgatttggttgatttttttgtatgaatTCGTTCAAAATCGTCTTAGAAATGTATGTTTGTTGATTTCGTCTTTGATTTGTGCTTTGATCCGTTGCCATTGCTAGGATTTGTAGCGAATTGCTGGTTTTTTGTGGGTTTAGGTTTGATTTGGGTTGAACGGCGTGTTTTTTACGTTTTAGtgtgttattgttttttaattgattaattgtgGTTTGCCCATTGCTAGTATTTGTATCGAATTGTTGGATTTTGAGGGATTGGATGATGGGTTTATGTTTGATTTGGCTTGAATGGCTTGTTTCCAATGTTTTAGAGTGTTCTtgtgtgttgtttttttgtgattgatttatcttatgcataaaaatttaatttttttcctctctatttcctatttttcaaataaactatgtctttgtttgtgtttgaattGGTTGCTTCTAGGTCATGTTTTCTTCCTAATCTTTTTCAGTTGTTGTGAATCTTGAGTAggattgtatatatttatatatgtatagtaaAGGAGCAACATAAGTGACATACATATTGTAGAAGAAAGCAACTTGTCTTATGGtattgaatgtttatttagCAATGGACAAGGTTTGAAGAAGTAAACAATtaaaggtgtatatatatatatataggcaacaTACAGGATTTACATTATACAGAAGAAAGCACCATGTTTTATGGTAATGAATTGTTTATTGggcaaatgaaagaaaaaaatagttgtcATTCTTACTTTCTTGATCAAGAGGAATCTTGGATCATATGCGTCTATGTTTGCAtgtgttattaaaaaaagaatggtTGAATGCTTAAATCTTGAAATAACcgttcttcttcatcttgttgttattgttgttcatGGTGATTCTTTTTAAAACTtcaattgttgttgtttgtggtGCTAATTATTGAAACTTCAAATGtgattacaattaaaattttgatcagTTGAAATTATTGCTGAAAACGAAAATTGTGgaccatttgttttctttctgttATATACATGAAACAATGACACACTATTCTCAAATCGGTCCCAATAAATGCTAAGTCTTTCtgatctttattttcttattcttgtcaTACATTCTCAATTCTTAATCTTTGCTTAAAAATAGCTCTTTATAGTCATTCACAGTATCTTATTTAATGATCAGTTAGGATTTAGCTATGGGACGTGGAGTCAGTAGCGGAGGGGGACAGAGCTCTTTGGATTACCTTTTCGGGGGCAATGAAGCTCCCAAACGAGCCACTGAGAATGCACCTCCTCCGGTGAGTGTTCCCGCACCACCATCAGCTGATAATGCTAAACAAATTCCAGCAGGCATCCAGGGGAAAACTACTAACAATTATTTCCGAGCAGATGGTCAGAACTGTGGCAATTTCATCACGGTATAATCTGTTGCATCCTTTGTTAGCTAATTCTAAGTTAAATATGTGTTTTTGTTCTTCTCAATTCCATGTGcttgttaattttattgtggtaattaccATACACATCCTTTCCCCGCGAATTCATTACTTATGATT is a window from the Dioscorea cayenensis subsp. rotundata cultivar TDr96_F1 chromosome 2, TDr96_F1_v2_PseudoChromosome.rev07_lg8_w22 25.fasta, whole genome shotgun sequence genome containing:
- the LOC120270423 gene encoding protein SPIRAL1-like 3 isoform X1 translates to MPSLLLRSPAPSLLPGSISRISEDLAMGRGVSSGGGQSSLDYLFGGNEAPKRATENAPPPVSVPAPPSADNAKQIPAGIQGKTTNNYFRADGQNCGNFITERPSTKVHAAPGGGSSLDYLFGGAGKN
- the LOC120270423 gene encoding protein SPIRAL1-like 3 isoform X2 — translated: MGRGVSSGGGQSSLDYLFGGNEAPKRATENAPPPVSVPAPPSADNAKQIPAGIQGKTTNNYFRADGQNCGNFITERPSTKVHAAPGGGSSLDYLFGGAGKN